In Falco biarmicus isolate bFalBia1 chromosome 6, bFalBia1.pri, whole genome shotgun sequence, the following are encoded in one genomic region:
- the COL10A1 gene encoding collagen alpha-1(X) chain: MHLQISLLLPFCLNIVHGSDGYFSERYQKQSSIKGPHFLPYNVKSQGVQIRGEQGPPGPPGPIGPRGQPGPAGKPGFGSPGPQGPPGPPGPPGFSAVGKPGVPGLPGKPGDRGLHGEKGEAGPVGLPGARGPQGPPGTPGPAGLSVPGKPGPQGPPGAQGPRGLPGEKGEPGIPGINGQKGESGFGVPGRPGSRGLPGPQGPRGLPGPAGVGKPGENGLPGQPGMKGDRGLPGAPGAAGIPGPQGPPGEPGEAGIGKPGPMGPPGAAGIPGAKGHPGPAGLPGSPGLPGFGKPGLPGMKGHRGPEGPPGLPGPKGDQGPAGVPGEPGPAGPPGNMGPQGLKGLPGENGLPGPKGDTGPAGPPGFPGAKGERGLPGLEGKPGYPGEQGVAGPKGHPGFPGPKGDIGHAGLPGLPGPMGPQGVKGVPGINGEPGPRGPSGIPGIRGPIGAPGLPGAPGAKGEPGAPGLPGPAGIAVKGLRGPMGPPGPPGPKGNNGEPGLPGPPGPPGPPGQAVIPQMPESYVKAGESRELSGMSFMKGGVNQALTGMPVSAFSVILSKAYPGATVPIKFDKILYNRQQHYDPRTGIFTCRIPGLYYFSYHVHAKGTNVWVALYKNGSPLMYTYDEYKKGYLDQASGSAVIDLMENDQVWLQLPNSESNGLYSSDYVHSSFSGFLFAHI, from the exons ATGCATTTACAAATATCCTTACTGTTGCCATTTTGTCTGAACATTGTCCATGGTAGCGATGGATATTTTTCTGAGCGATATCAGAAACAATCCAGCATCAAGGGGCCACATTTTCTACCATACAATGTAAAGAGTCAAG GTGTGCAGATAAGGGGTGAACAAGGACCCCCTGGTCCCCCAGGCCCTATCGGGCCAAGAGGACAACCAGGTCCTGCAGGAAAACCAGGGTTTGGAAGTCCTGGTCCCCAAGGCCCCCCTGGTCCCCCAGGTCCACCTGGATTCTCTGCAGTTGGAAAGCCAGGCGTGCCTGGTCTACCAGGAAAGCCAGGAGACAGAGGACTACATGGTGAGAAAGGAGAAGCTGGACCTGTTGGGCTTCCAGGAGCAAGAGGGCCACAAGGACCCCCTGGCACTCCCGGCCCTGCAGGACTGTCTGTTCCTGGCAAGCCAGGACCACAAGGCCCTCCGGGAGCTCAAGGGCCGAGGGGCCTCCCCGGTGAGAAGGGAGAGCCAGGTATCCCTGGTATAAACGGACAAAAGGGAGAAAGTGGATTCGGTGTTCCAGGCCGCCCAGGTAGCAGGGGCCTTCCAGGCCCACAGGGACCCCGGGGcctccctggccctgctggggtAGGCAAGCCTGGTGAAAACGGTCTTCCAGGTCAGCCAGGTATGAAAGGTGATAGAGGCTTACCAGGTGCACCTGGAGCAGCTGGTATCCCAGGTCCCCAGGGTCCCCCAGGAGAACCTGGAGAAGCTGGCATTGGCAAGCCTGGGCCAATGGGACcaccaggagcagcaggcaTCCCTGGAGCCAAGGGACACCCTGGACCTGCAGGCTTGCCTGGATCCCCAGGTCTTCCAGGCTTTGGAAAGCCAGGATTGCCAGGGATGAAGGGACACAGAGGGCCTGAAGGTCCTCCTGGCCTTCCAGGACCTAAAGGAGATCAAGGCCCGGCTGGTGTGCCAGGTGAGCCAGGGCCTGCTGGGCCACCAGGGAACATGGGCCCTCAAGGACTCAAAGGCTTGCCCGGTGAGAATGGCCTACCAGGGCCAAAAGGTGACACGGGCCCTGCAGGCCCCCCAGGATTCCCAGGGGCCAAGGGTGAACGAGGTCTACCAGGATTAGAGGGAAAACCAGGATACCCAGGTGAACAGGGTGTTGCTGGTCCTAAGGGGCACCCAGGTTTCCCAGGTCCAAAAGGTGACATTGGCCATGCTGGCCTACCTGGCTTGCCCGGTCCAATGGGTCCACAAGGAGTTAAGGGAGTGCCAGGGATCAATGGTGAGCCAGGCCCTAGAGGGCCTTCAGGAATACCTGGGATCAGAGGTCCCATTGGTGCCCCCGGCCTGCCAGGAGCCCCTGGTGCGAAAGGTGAGCCAGGAGCACCAGGGCTGCCAGGCCCAGCAGGTATTGCTGTGAAAGGCTTAAGAGGACCCATGGGACCTCCCGGACCCCCCGGGCCTAAAGGCAACAATGGAGAGCCTGGCCTGCCAGGCCCCCCAGGTCCTCCTGGTCCCCCCGGCCAAGCTGTAATCCCACAGATGCCTGAAAGCTACGTTAAAGCAGGAGAGTCTCGGGAGCTATCAGGAATGTCTTTCATGAAAGGAGGCGTAAACCAAGCTCTTACAGGGATGCCAGTGTCCGCTTTCAGTGTCATCCTCTCCAAAGCCTACCCTGGGGCAACAGTCCCCATCAAATTTGATAAAATCCTGTACAATAGGCAGCAACACTATGACCCCAGAACAGGAATCTTCACCTGCAGGATCCCTGGACTGTATTATTTCTCCTACCACGTACATGCAAAAGGAACAAATGTTTGGGTTGCACTCTACAAAAATGGTTCCCCACTCATGTACACTTATGATGAATACAAGAAAGGATACCTTGACCAGGCTTCTGGCAGTGCTGTCATTGATCTCATGGAGAATGATCAAGTATGGCTCCAATTGCCCAATTCAGAATCTAATGGTCTCTACTCCTCTGACTATGTTCACTCTTCTTTCTCAGGTTTCCTATTTGCTCATATCTAA